The Halobacillus amylolyticus nucleotide sequence ATCATTTAGCTGGCCCCCTTTCTCTCATAACTCGTGGACAATAAACCCTTCAATATTCAGGTAATCGTAAAAAACTAATTCAAATGACCTTGTTTCTAACATAACCGCCAAAAAGGTCAACGATAATGACCATTACCATAATCACCAGTACATCTAGCGAAACAGATGGATATTGGAAGGTCTGAAAATCGTTAAATAACCGCTGACCAATCCCGCCACCACCAATAAACCCTAGAATGAGTGATGTTCGAATCGCAACTTCAAACCGATAGAAGTAATGGGATAATACATTAGGCCAAATCTGTGGAAGTATGCTGAATAGGGAGACAATCCAACCCTTAGCCCCGACTGCTTTCATAGCCTCTTGGGGGCCTGGATCAGCTGCTTCGATTAATTCCGAAATTAGTTTGCCCAGTACACCGATGTTATGAAGCATGATTGCGATGACAGCTGGGAAAGGCCCAAGTCCAAGCGCTGTCAACAGGATTAATCCAAAAACAATTTCTGGTACAGATCGAATAAAGCTTAAGGATACCCGCCCAAAATGATAAATAAATCGTGAGGGTACTGTGTTCCTAGCGGCTAGGAAACTTAATGGCAAGGCAATCAGCAGCCCGAGCAGACTGCCGAGAAATGCCATGGCCAATGTTTGCAGCGTATCCTTTATGATACCTGATAGGTTTGAAAAGTTCGGTGGAAACCATTGCGACAGGAAATCGATCATGTTGCGAAAATCCTTGAATTTGGATACATCAAATTCTGTCAGCCTCATGCTAATATAAATGAATACTATAAGAAGAATACATGTTAAAATGTTGCGTTTTTTAAACCACACCATGATCAACTCTAATCTTTAATAATTCCTTGTTTAAGGGCTGCTTGCTTAATATTTTCATAATCCTCATTGCTTGCTTTAATGAACCCAGTGGCTCCAAATGCATCTAGAATTTCTTGGTCCTCTATACCGAGGAAGGCTTCCTGCAGCTTGTTAATTGTCTCTTGATCTGTATCTTTGTGCACGGCCCATGGGTATTGAAAGATCTTATCTGATTTCCATATCACTCTAAGTTGTTCTTCATCAATCTTTCCTGATTCGACTAGCTGATTAAAAATAGCACTGTCAATAGCTGCAGCATCGACTTGTTTATTTTGGACGGCTAAAGCAGATGCGTCATGTGAGCCTGTGTAGCGAACAGATTTAAATTTATGGTTTTCTGTGGATTGATAAACCCCGCGCTCCTCTAGTTCGATGGAAGGGACTAAGGTACCGGAAGTTGAATTCGGATCACCAAACGCAAAGGCAACTTCTTCAGGCTTTTGCAGCATCTCGTCTAAGGAGTTCCATGGGTGATCACTATGGGTAATAATGTATGAATGGTAAAAAGGTTCTCCGTCAATTAATTGAGTAATGATTGCTTTCGCGCCGCTTTTTTGATGGGCGATGACATACGTTAATGGCCCTAAATAAGACATATCGATCTTATCGTAGTTCATAGCTTCCACCACACCGTTATAGTCCGGGTAGACTTCCACCTTAACTTCACGATTCAATTTTTCATTAAGAATGGATTGGAGCTTATTCATCGCATTATCCATTGATCCTTCAGTCTGAGCCGGGATGACACCGATTGTAAATGTTTCCCCAGATTGCTCTTCTCCGGATTCCTCCTGGCCGGACTGTTCATTGCCTCCACCACCACATGCTGTTAAAATCAATCCGATACTAAATATGAAAGCTGCCATCAACCACTTTTTCATAAGTTCACCTCATTATTTTTTGGTAGATCGTAATTCTATAAGTGAGTGTTCAAAAAGTTGCCAAATTAGAACGTCGACAAAGATCGTCACATCCTGTGACAAAGTCGACACTAGCACGTCCTGTGCGTCGCAAGAAGTTCGAGGCGCGAAAGTTTTGAGGACCGCAAGCCGTATCCCTTAATACGTGAGGACCGGAAAAACCGAGCAACGAAGAAATTCGCCGTTTATCATTTGGTGACTTTTTGAACAACCTCTATAAAATAAGGACTCAAGTAGAGTCCTTATTTTAAATGACATGGATTCGTCCTTCGTTCCAACTAGTCACTTCACCAATAATAGAAGATTGTACACCGCTATTCGCTAGCTCTTGTTGCAATGCATCGGCTTCAGCTTCAGCTACTGAAATGAGGAGTCCGCCTGATGTCACGGCATCACAAAGGATAAGCTGTTCGATCTCACTGATATTATTATCGTAGTCAATACTTTCAGCAAGCCATTTATGATTCTTACGTGTACCGCCAGGGATGATATTTTGTTCAGCCAGCTCTCTTGTCTTAGACAGAACAGGAACATCTTTATTTGATACGGTTATACCAATCTGACTCCCCTTAGCGATCTCAAGCGTATGACCAAGCAGTCCAAAGCCAGTAACGTCAGTACATGCATTTACCGTGTAGTTTTCCATAGCTTCGGCGGCTTTTTTGTTTAATTCAGCCATAACATTCATGACCTCATCAAGTTCTTCTTTATTGAGCAAATCTTTCTTAATAGCTGTTGTTAGAATTCCCACACCAATCGGTTTGGTTAAAATAAGACGGTCTCCTGGCTTTGCTCCTGCGTTGGCTCGGATGCGTTCCGGATGAATAGTTCCGGTGACAGACAGGCCAAACTTGGGCTCTTCGTCGTCGATGGAATGTCCTCCGACTAATACAGCGCCTGACTCATTGACTTTGTCAGATGCACCAGCCAGGATATCAGCTAAAACACTTTTATCTAGTGTATTAATAGGAAATCCAACAATATTCATGACCGTGATCGGCTTGCCGCCCATTGCGTACACATCACTTAAGGCATTAGCCGCTCCAATTTGGCCGAACATATAAGGATCGTCTACGATTGGAGTGAAATAATCCAGTGTTTGGACTAGTGCTGTTTCATCATTTATCTTATAAACACCTGCATCATCGGATGTATCCAATCCTACAAGTAAATTCGGGTCAGCTACAGATTTCGGTAAATGACGCAAAACTTGCGTCAGGTCTTCAGGACCAATTTTGCAGCCTCAACCACCTTTACTAGATAGGGCAGTTAACTTTATGTTTTCATTTCCAGACATCGTACACTCTCCTTTTCATAAAAGCTTTAAAACAAAGGGATGAAGGGCTCCACGGAACCTGCCGAACCTAGTTCAGGATACTTTTGTAGATCTTAAGAAAATTATCTGCTTCATAGGTGCTCGAATGGTAATCGGCAATGTGTTGTTTAGCCTGCTGTCCAATCTTTTGTTTTATCTCGTTATTATTAATGATTTGTTCACCATAATCAAGAAATTCGTTTGGACTTTTATAAACAAAACCGTTCTTTTGATGTGTAACAATGCTTCGATTGCCTGGATTATTCGATACCAACACGGGTATACCAAACCCCATTGCTTCGATAATAGCGGAAGACTGCCCCTCATCATGAGATGTGTTTAATACAGCATCAGCGGATTGGTAAATCGCTCCCATATTTAGGTGAGGTACTTGACCTAGGTACTCGATCCAATCATGTTGGCGAACGAGTTCTTCTACAGCTTGCCCTTCTTGTTCTTCAATTATTGGTCCAACTAACCAAAGGCGTACCCGCGGGAACTTATCATGCATTTTGCTCATCATCTTAATAGCTTCAGGAACATTTTTTATTTTCCTGATCCCAGCTGGTAAAACAAACAGGAACGTATTTTCTTCTTTTTTAACAGGTGGATTTTCTTTTGGAAAATTACTGTTCCCTTGTGCAATCGTAAAAATTTTATCTTCAACTTCTGACAATTCGTTAGAGATAACCTCTTTCGCTTTGTCGTCAAAAACGTGAATGGCTTTAGCCCCTTTTAATGATGCGAAAACATCTTCCCGCTTTTGTTTATCAAACAAGTCATGATTGAGATCCGTACCTGTGATCGTTACCATATACGGATCTGGCTTCTCGTCTAATTTTTGTATAAATTTATAAAAATGATAAGCATGAAAGCCATGAACAATATCTGCTTCAGGAAGAGTTGTCCACTGCTTCTCGGTGGTCGAAATAATCTCTGTATCCACATCTAGTTTCTCAAGGCTGTTCGCTATACGTTGGACAGTTACAGTGTTTCCTCGTGGTTGATGGAAATTAGGCGAAGCCAATAAAACTTTCATTTACTACCCATCCTTTAGTTCAATAGTACGCAAATAATTGTGTTACTCCTTTTATCTGTACCTTTCCATAACAAAAGATCGTCCAAATGACGATCTTTTGTTATGGAAAGGTACAAACTAAACTACAGTACTGTGCTTATCTTATTATGTATGGCGGGACTGTGTGGGAATCGAACCCACCGGAGACGGCACGCGCCTCCCTCAGGGTTTTGAAGACCCAGGGGGACACCAGTCACCCATCCAACCCCATCTATTTGAACAATCACATTATACACAGAATTTGTTTTTAAATTCAAGAAAATGAATTCCGCTGACAACAATC carries:
- the phnE gene encoding phosphonate ABC transporter, permease protein PhnE, yielding MWFKKRNILTCILLIVFIYISMRLTEFDVSKFKDFRNMIDFLSQWFPPNFSNLSGIIKDTLQTLAMAFLGSLLGLLIALPLSFLAARNTVPSRFIYHFGRVSLSFIRSVPEIVFGLILLTALGLGPFPAVIAIMLHNIGVLGKLISELIEAADPGPQEAMKAVGAKGWIVSLFSILPQIWPNVLSHYFYRFEVAIRTSLILGFIGGGGIGQRLFNDFQTFQYPSVSLDVLVIMVMVIIVDLFGGYVRNKVI
- the phnD gene encoding phosphate/phosphite/phosphonate ABC transporter substrate-binding protein, which encodes MKKWLMAAFIFSIGLILTACGGGGNEQSGQEESGEEQSGETFTIGVIPAQTEGSMDNAMNKLQSILNEKLNREVKVEVYPDYNGVVEAMNYDKIDMSYLGPLTYVIAHQKSGAKAIITQLIDGEPFYHSYIITHSDHPWNSLDEMLQKPEEVAFAFGDPNSTSGTLVPSIELEERGVYQSTENHKFKSVRYTGSHDASALAVQNKQVDAAAIDSAIFNQLVESGKIDEEQLRVIWKSDKIFQYPWAVHKDTDQETINKLQEAFLGIEDQEILDAFGATGFIKASNEDYENIKQAALKQGIIKD
- the selD gene encoding selenide, water dikinase SelD, which produces MSGNENIKLTALSSKGGUGCKIGPEDLTQVLRHLPKSVADPNLLVGLDTSDDAGVYKINDETALVQTLDYFTPIVDDPYMFGQIGAANALSDVYAMGGKPITVMNIVGFPINTLDKSVLADILAGASDKVNESGAVLVGGHSIDDEEPKFGLSVTGTIHPERIRANAGAKPGDRLILTKPIGVGILTTAIKKDLLNKEELDEVMNVMAELNKKAAEAMENYTVNACTDVTGFGLLGHTLEIAKGSQIGITVSNKDVPVLSKTRELAEQNIIPGGTRKNHKWLAESIDYDNNISEIEQLILCDAVTSGGLLISVAEAEADALQQELANSGVQSSIIGEVTSWNEGRIHVI
- a CDS encoding glycosyltransferase, which gives rise to MKVLLASPNFHQPRGNTVTVQRIANSLEKLDVDTEIISTTEKQWTTLPEADIVHGFHAYHFYKFIQKLDEKPDPYMVTITGTDLNHDLFDKQKREDVFASLKGAKAIHVFDDKAKEVISNELSEVEDKIFTIAQGNSNFPKENPPVKKEENTFLFVLPAGIRKIKNVPEAIKMMSKMHDKFPRVRLWLVGPIIEEQEGQAVEELVRQHDWIEYLGQVPHLNMGAIYQSADAVLNTSHDEGQSSAIIEAMGFGIPVLVSNNPGNRSIVTHQKNGFVYKSPNEFLDYGEQIINNNEIKQKIGQQAKQHIADYHSSTYEADNFLKIYKSILN